A stretch of DNA from Pseudomonadota bacterium:
GATGATATGAAAACTCTTAGCTTAGAAGTGGGCGATATTATAGAGATTGAAGGCAAAAGAAGGACACCGGCAAAGGTTATGCCGTGTTATGTTGAAGATAGGGGAAAAAAAATTATACAAGTGGATGGAATATCAAGAGAAAACGCACAGATCGGGCTGGATGAGAAGGTAACTATAAGCAAAATTGAATATAAACATGCGAACAGAATCACGTTATCGCCTTTGACCTTAAGTCTTTTGCAGAGGGATAGAGATGCCAAGTATATTGGTTCGTTGATAGAAGGACTTCCTGTACTAAAAGGCGATAGAGTCAGGGCAACCTTTTTTGGTTCAAGGTCGTCTGATTTCAAAATACTGGATACATCTCCTGATGGTGTTGTGCTCATAGGGACGGGCACCTCAATAAAGGTGGAGCCGAAGGAAACCGTTACCCCACGTGGAGTAAAGATTTCTTATGAAGACATTGGTGGTCTTGGTAACCAGATCCAGAGGATCAGGGAGATGATAGAGCTACCCCTTAAATACCCTCAGGTGTTTGAAAAGTTGGGTATTGACCCGCCAAAAGGCGTTTTACTGTATGGGCCTCCAGGAACGGGTAAGACCTTGATAGCGCGTGCAGTGGCTCACGAGACAGATGCATATTTTAACCACATATCAGGTCCTGAGATTATGGGCAAGTTCTACGGTGAAAGTGAGGGTCGCCTGCGGAGTGTATTTGAGGATGCGGAGAAGCACGCTCCAGCCATAATCTTTATAGACGAAATAGAT
This window harbors:
- a CDS encoding AAA family ATPase, yielding MSKKNNETLILKVKEALSKDVGRAMARIDPDDMKTLSLEVGDIIEIEGKRRTPAKVMPCYVEDRGKKIIQVDGISRENAQIGLDEKVTISKIEYKHANRITLSPLTLSLLQRDRDAKYIGSLIEGLPVLKGDRVRATFFGSRSSDFKILDTSPDGVVLIGTGTSIKVEPKETVTPRGVKISYEDIGGLGNQIQRIREMIELPLKYPQVFEKLGIDPPKGVLLYGPPGTGKTLIARAVAHETDAYFNHISGPEIMGKFYGESEGRLRSVFEDAEKHAPAIIFIDEIDAIAPKREEMGGEKQVERRVVAQLLALLDGLESRGQIIVIGATNIPNTLDPALRRPGRFDREISIPIPDKNGRLHILQIHTRGMPLSEDVSLEKLGEITHGFVGADLEALAREAAMSALRKILPNIDFEMSDIPYETLYTLKVTMDNFLEAMKEVEPSAIREVFVEVPDVRWEDVGGLEHV